A single genomic interval of Streptococcus oralis subsp. dentisani harbors:
- a CDS encoding ISL3 family transposase: MEPLYFITKLLDIKDPNIQIMDVVYRDTLKEIIAKLDYDAPSCPDCGSQMKKYDFQKPSKIPYLETTGMPTRILLKKRRFKCYQCSKMIVAETSLVKKNHQIPRIINQKIAQKLIEKTSMTDIAHQLAISTSTVIRKLNDFHLKHDFTWLPEIMFWDVETVRGVTVSIGR; encoded by the coding sequence ATGGAACCATTATATTTTATCACAAAACTACTAGACATTAAAGACCCTAATATCCAAATTATGGATGTTGTTTATAGAGATACCCTCAAGGAAATCATCGCTAAACTGGACTACGACGCCCCATCTTGTCCTGATTGCGGAAGTCAAATGAAGAAATATGACTTCCAAAAACCTTCTAAAATTCCTTACCTTGAAACAACTGGTATGCCTACAAGAATTCTTCTGAAAAAGCGTCGTTTCAAGTGCTATCAGTGCTCGAAAATGATAGTCGCTGAGACTTCCCTAGTCAAGAAAAATCATCAAATCCCTCGTATTATCAATCAAAAGATTGCTCAAAAGTTGATTGAAAAGACTTCTATGACCGATATTGCTCATCAGCTGGCCATTTCAACTTCAACTGTCATTCGCAAGCTCAATGACTTTCACTTAAAGCATGACTTCACCTGGCTTCCAGAAATTATGTTCTGGGATGTTGAAACAGTCAGGGGAGTGACTGTTTCAATCGGGAGATGA
- the rpoB gene encoding DNA-directed RNA polymerase subunit beta, translated as MAGHDVQYGKHRTRRSFSRIKEVLDLPNLIEIQTDSFKDFLDHGLKEVFEDVLPISNFTDTMELEFVGYEIKEPKYTLEEARIHDASYSAPIFVTFRLINKETGEIKTQEVFFGDFPIMTEMGTFIINGGERIIVSQLVRSPGVYFNDKVDKNGKVGYGSTVIPNRGAWLELESDSKDIAYTRIDRTRKIPFTTLVRALGFSGDDEIFDIFGDSELVRNTVEKDIHKNPMDSRTDEALKEIYERLRPGEPKTAESSRSLLVARFFDPRRYDLAAVGRYKINKKLNVKTRLLNQTIAEPLVDPETGEILVEAGTVMTRNVIESIESHLDGDLNKIVYIPNDAAVLTEPVVLQKFKVVAPTDPDRVVTIIGNANPDDKVRVVTPADILAEMSYFLNLAEGIGRVDDIDHLGNRRIRAVGELLANQVRLGLSRMERNVRERMSVQDNEVLTPQQIINIRPVTAAVKEFFGSSQLSQFMDQHNPLSELSHKRRLSALGPGGLTRDRAGYEVRDVHYTHYGRMCPIETPEGPNIGLINNLSSYGHLNKYGFVQTPYRKVDRETGVVTNEIVWLTADEEDEFTVAQANSRLNEDGTFAEKVVMGRHQGVNQEYPAEVVDYMDVSPKQVVAVATACIPFLENDDSNRALMGANMQRQAVPLIDPKAPYVGTGMEYQAAHDSGAAVIAQYDGKVTYADADKVEVRREDSSLDVYHIQKFRRSNSGTAYNQRTLVKVGDVVEKGDFIADGPSMEKGEMALGQNPIVAYMTWEGYNFEDAVIMSERLVKDDVYTSVHLEEYESETRDTKLGPEEITREIPNVGEDALKDLDEMGIIRIGAEVKEGDILVGKVTPKGEKDLSAEERLLHAIFGDKSREVRDTSLRVPHGADGVVRDVKIFTRANGDELQSGVNMLVRVYIAQKRKIKVGDKMAGRHGNKGVVSRIVPVEDMPYLPDGTPVDIMLNPLGVPSRMNIGQVMELHLGMAARTLGIHIATPVFDGASSEDLWSTVKEAGMDSDAKTILYDGRTGEPFDNRVSVGVMYMIKLHHMVDDKLHARSVGPYSTVTQQPLGGKAQFGGQRFGEMEVWALEAYGASNVLQEILTYKSDDINGRLKAYEAITKGKPIPKPGVPESFRVLVKELQSLGLDMRVLDEDDQEVELRDLDEGMDEDVIHVDDLEKAREKAAQDAKAAFEAEETAKAEATEEAADQE; from the coding sequence TTGGCAGGACATGACGTTCAATACGGGAAACATCGTACCCGTCGTAGTTTTTCAAGAATCAAAGAAGTTCTTGACTTACCAAATTTGATTGAAATTCAAACGGATTCATTCAAAGATTTCCTAGATCACGGTCTTAAGGAAGTGTTTGAAGATGTATTGCCAATTTCAAACTTCACAGACACAATGGAGTTGGAATTTGTTGGCTATGAAATCAAGGAACCAAAATACACGCTCGAAGAAGCTCGTATCCACGATGCTAGCTACTCAGCACCAATTTTTGTAACCTTCCGCTTGATCAATAAAGAAACAGGCGAAATCAAGACCCAAGAAGTCTTCTTTGGTGATTTCCCAATCATGACCGAAATGGGTACTTTCATCATCAATGGTGGTGAACGTATTATCGTTTCTCAGTTGGTCCGCTCACCAGGTGTTTACTTTAATGACAAAGTAGACAAGAACGGTAAAGTGGGCTACGGCTCAACTGTTATCCCTAACCGTGGAGCTTGGTTGGAACTTGAAAGCGACTCAAAAGACATCGCTTATACTCGTATCGACCGTACTCGTAAGATTCCATTTACGACCTTGGTTCGTGCACTTGGTTTCTCAGGTGATGATGAAATCTTTGATATCTTCGGTGACAGTGAATTGGTTCGCAATACTGTTGAAAAAGATATCCACAAGAATCCAATGGACTCTCGTACAGACGAAGCCTTGAAAGAAATCTACGAACGCCTTCGTCCAGGTGAACCTAAGACTGCTGAGAGCTCACGTAGCTTGCTTGTGGCACGTTTCTTCGACCCACGCCGCTACGATTTGGCAGCAGTTGGTCGTTACAAGATCAATAAAAAACTCAACGTTAAAACACGCTTGCTCAACCAAACCATTGCGGAGCCATTGGTAGACCCTGAAACTGGTGAAATCTTGGTAGAAGCTGGTACCGTTATGACTCGCAACGTGATTGAAAGTATCGAGAGTCACTTGGATGGCGACTTGAACAAGATCGTTTATATTCCAAACGATGCAGCTGTTCTGACAGAACCAGTTGTGCTTCAAAAATTCAAGGTTGTTGCCCCAACGGACCCGGACCGTGTTGTAACCATCATCGGAAATGCCAATCCAGACGACAAGGTGCGTGTTGTGACTCCTGCGGATATCCTTGCAGAAATGAGCTACTTCCTCAACTTGGCGGAAGGTATTGGACGTGTGGATGATATCGACCACCTTGGGAACCGTCGTATCCGCGCAGTTGGCGAATTGCTTGCCAACCAAGTGCGTCTTGGACTTTCTCGTATGGAACGTAATGTCCGTGAACGTATGTCTGTTCAGGACAATGAAGTTTTAACACCACAACAAATTATCAATATTCGTCCTGTAACAGCTGCGGTTAAAGAATTCTTTGGTTCATCACAGTTGTCACAGTTCATGGACCAACACAACCCACTTTCTGAGTTATCTCACAAACGCCGTTTGTCAGCCTTAGGACCTGGTGGTTTGACACGTGACCGTGCTGGATATGAAGTCCGTGACGTGCATTACACTCACTATGGTCGTATGTGTCCAATCGAGACACCTGAAGGACCTAACATCGGTTTGATTAACAACTTGTCATCTTACGGACACTTGAACAAGTATGGATTTGTTCAAACTCCATACCGTAAGGTTGACCGTGAAACAGGTGTAGTCACAAACGAAATCGTTTGGTTGACAGCCGATGAAGAAGATGAATTTACTGTAGCGCAGGCTAACTCTCGCCTCAACGAAGATGGTACTTTTGCTGAGAAAGTTGTCATGGGACGTCATCAAGGGGTCAACCAAGAGTATCCAGCAGAAGTGGTTGACTACATGGACGTGTCACCGAAACAGGTAGTTGCCGTTGCGACTGCATGTATTCCTTTCTTGGAAAACGATGACTCCAACCGTGCCCTCATGGGTGCCAACATGCAACGTCAGGCTGTGCCATTGATTGATCCAAAAGCTCCTTACGTTGGTACTGGTATGGAGTATCAAGCAGCCCATGACTCTGGAGCGGCTGTGATTGCTCAGTATGATGGTAAAGTTACATACGCAGATGCTGACAAGGTAGAAGTACGCCGTGAAGATAGCTCACTTGATGTTTACCACATCCAAAAATTCCGTCGTTCAAACTCAGGTACTGCTTACAACCAACGGACTCTCGTAAAAGTTGGTGATGTCGTTGAAAAAGGCGACTTTATCGCTGACGGACCTTCTATGGAAAAAGGGGAAATGGCGCTTGGACAAAACCCAATCGTTGCCTACATGACTTGGGAAGGTTATAACTTCGAGGATGCCGTTATCATGAGCGAACGCTTGGTCAAAGACGATGTCTACACATCTGTTCACCTCGAAGAATACGAATCAGAAACACGCGATACAAAGCTTGGGCCTGAAGAAATCACTCGCGAAATTCCGAACGTTGGGGAAGATGCGCTTAAAGACCTTGATGAAATGGGTATTATCCGTATCGGTGCTGAGGTTAAAGAAGGTGATATCCTTGTAGGTAAAGTAACACCTAAGGGTGAGAAAGACCTTTCAGCTGAAGAACGTCTTTTGCACGCTATCTTCGGAGACAAGTCTCGTGAAGTGCGTGACACTTCTCTTCGTGTACCTCACGGTGCTGATGGTGTCGTTCGTGATGTTAAGATCTTTACCCGTGCAAATGGAGATGAGTTGCAATCAGGTGTTAACATGCTGGTTCGCGTCTACATCGCTCAAAAACGTAAGATCAAGGTCGGAGATAAGATGGCTGGACGTCACGGAAACAAAGGGGTTGTCTCTCGTATCGTTCCTGTAGAAGACATGCCTTACCTTCCAGACGGAACTCCAGTCGATATCATGTTGAACCCACTTGGGGTGCCATCACGTATGAATATCGGTCAGGTTATGGAACTCCACCTTGGTATGGCAGCCCGTACTCTTGGTATTCACATCGCAACGCCAGTCTTTGACGGAGCAAGTTCTGAAGACCTTTGGTCAACCGTTAAAGAAGCAGGTATGGATAGCGATGCTAAGACGATTCTTTACGATGGACGTACAGGTGAGCCGTTTGATAACCGTGTGTCAGTTGGTGTCATGTACATGATCAAACTCCACCACATGGTTGACGATAAATTGCACGCGCGTTCAGTCGGACCATACTCAACCGTTACCCAACAGCCACTCGGAGGTAAAGCTCAGTTTGGTGGACAACGTTTCGGTGAGATGGAGGTTTGGGCTCTTGAAGCCTACGGTGCGTCAAATGTTCTCCAAGAAATCTTGACTTACAAGTCTGACGATATCAACGGACGTTTGAAAGCTTATGAAGCTATCACAAAAGGAAAACCAATTCCAAAACCAGGTGTCCCAGAATCCTTCCGAGTTCTTGTAAAAGAATTGCAATCTCTTGGTCTTGACATGCGTGTCCTTGACGAAGATGATCAAGAAGTGGAACTTCGTGACTTGGATGAAGGAATGGACGAAGATGTCATCCACGTAGATGACCTTGAAAAAGCCCGCGAAAAAGCAGCCCAAGATGCAAAAGCAGCATTTGAAGCTGAAGAAACTGCAAAAGCGGAAGCAACAGAAGAAGCTGCTGACCAAGAATAA
- the rpoC gene encoding DNA-directed RNA polymerase subunit beta': MVDVNRFKSMQITLASPSKVRSWSYGEVKKPETINYRTLKPEREGLFDEVIFGPTKDWECACGKYKRIRYRGIVCDRCGVEVTRTKVRRERMGHIELKAPVSHIWYFKGIPSRMGLTLDMSPRALEEVIYFAAYVVIDPKDTPLEHKSIMTEREYRERLREYGYGSFVAKMGAEAIQDLLKQVDLEKEIAELKEELKTATGQKRVKAIRRLDVLDAFYKSGNKPEWMILNILPVIPPDLRPMLQLDGGRFASSDLNDLYRRVINRNNRLARLLELNAPGIIVQNEKRMLQEAVDALIDNGRRGRPITGPGSRPLKSLSHMLKGKQGRFRQNLLGKRVDFSGRSVIAVGPTLKMYQCGVPREMAIELFKPFVMREIVARDIVQNVKAAKRLVERGDERIWDILEEVIKEHPVLLNRAPTLHRLGIQAFEPVLIDGKALRLHPLVCEAYNADFDGDQMAIHVPLSEEAQAEARILMLAAEHILNPKDGKPVVTPSQDMVLGNYYLTMEEAGREGEGMVFKDRDEAVMAYRNGYVHLHSRVGIATDSLNKPWTEEQKHKVLLTTVGKILFNDIMPEGLPYLQEPTNANLTEGVPAKYFLPLGGDIKEAISNLELNPPFKKKNLGNIIAEIFKRFRTTETSALLDRMKDLGYHHSTLAGLTVGIADIPVVEDKAEIIEESHKRVEQITKQFRRGMITDDERYNAVTAEWRAAREKLEKRLVANQDPKNPIVMMMDSGARGNISNFSQLAGMRGLMAAPNGRIMELPILSNFREGLSVLEMFFSTHGARKGMTDTALKTADSGYLTRRLVDVAQDVIIREDDCGTDRGLLIRSIAEGKEMIESLEERLNGRYTKKTVKHPETGAVIIGPNELITEDKAREIVNAGVEEVTIRSVFTCNTRHGVCRHCYGINLATGDAVEVGEAVGTIAAQSIGEPGTQLTMRTFHTGGVASNTDITQGLPRVQEIFEARNPKGEAVITEVKGEVTAIEEDASTRTKKVFVKGETGEGEYVVPFTARMRVEVGDQVSRGAALTEGSIQPKRLLAVRDVLSVETYLLGEVQKVYRSQGVEIGDKHIEVMVRQMIRKVRVMDPGDTDLLMGTLMDINDFTDANKDVLIAGGVPATGRPVLMGITKASLETNSFLSAASFQETTRVLTDAAIRGKKDHLLGLKENVIIGKIIPAGTGMARYRNLEPQAINEASYLAPEQEETENASVDETVEIQVEETVE; the protein is encoded by the coding sequence GTGGTTGATGTAAATCGTTTTAAAAGTATGCAAATCACCCTAGCTTCTCCAAGCAAAGTCCGTTCATGGTCTTATGGAGAAGTCAAAAAACCTGAAACAATCAATTACCGTACGTTGAAACCAGAACGTGAAGGACTCTTTGACGAAGTCATCTTCGGTCCTACAAAGGACTGGGAATGTGCTTGTGGTAAGTACAAACGCATTCGTTACAGAGGGATTGTTTGTGACCGTTGTGGGGTTGAAGTAACGCGTACAAAAGTTCGTCGTGAGCGTATGGGGCACATCGAGTTGAAAGCTCCTGTATCTCACATCTGGTATTTCAAGGGGATTCCAAGTCGTATGGGCTTGACCCTTGATATGAGCCCTCGTGCCCTCGAGGAAGTTATCTACTTTGCGGCTTATGTAGTGATTGATCCGAAGGATACACCACTTGAGCACAAGTCTATCATGACAGAGCGCGAATACCGTGAGCGCTTGCGTGAGTATGGCTATGGATCATTCGTTGCCAAGATGGGTGCCGAAGCTATCCAAGACCTTTTGAAACAAGTAGATCTTGAAAAAGAAATTGCTGAACTCAAAGAAGAGTTGAAAACAGCTACTGGACAAAAACGTGTCAAAGCCATCCGTCGTTTGGATGTTTTGGATGCCTTTTACAAGTCTGGAAATAAACCTGAATGGATGATTCTCAATATCCTTCCAGTTATTCCACCAGATCTTCGTCCAATGTTGCAGTTGGATGGTGGCCGTTTTGCCTCATCTGACTTGAACGACCTTTACCGCCGTGTTATCAACCGTAACAACCGCTTGGCTCGTTTGCTTGAGTTGAATGCACCAGGTATCATCGTTCAAAATGAGAAGCGTATGCTTCAAGAAGCGGTTGACGCTTTGATTGATAATGGCCGTCGTGGTCGTCCGATCACAGGACCAGGTAGCCGTCCGCTGAAATCATTGAGCCACATGCTTAAAGGGAAACAAGGACGCTTCCGTCAAAATTTGCTCGGTAAACGTGTTGACTTCTCAGGACGTTCCGTTATCGCCGTTGGTCCAACTCTTAAGATGTACCAATGTGGTGTGCCACGTGAAATGGCGATTGAGCTCTTTAAACCATTTGTGATGCGTGAAATCGTTGCGCGTGATATCGTGCAAAACGTCAAAGCAGCTAAACGCTTGGTGGAACGCGGAGATGAACGTATCTGGGATATCCTTGAAGAAGTAATCAAAGAACACCCAGTACTTTTGAACCGCGCACCGACCCTTCACCGTTTGGGTATCCAAGCCTTCGAGCCAGTCTTGATTGATGGTAAGGCCCTTCGCTTGCACCCACTTGTCTGTGAAGCCTACAATGCCGACTTTGACGGGGACCAAATGGCCATCCACGTACCGCTTTCAGAAGAAGCTCAAGCAGAAGCTCGTATCTTGATGTTGGCTGCTGAGCATATCTTGAACCCGAAAGATGGTAAACCAGTTGTTACTCCATCTCAAGATATGGTTTTGGGTAACTACTACTTGACTATGGAAGAAGCTGGTCGTGAAGGTGAAGGAATGGTCTTCAAAGACCGTGACGAAGCTGTTATGGCTTACCGTAATGGTTATGTTCACCTCCACTCACGTGTTGGTATTGCAACAGACAGCCTCAACAAACCTTGGACAGAAGAGCAAAAACACAAGGTCTTGTTGACAACTGTTGGTAAAATCCTCTTCAACGATATCATGCCAGAAGGTCTACCTTACCTGCAAGAACCAACAAATGCTAACTTAACAGAAGGTGTTCCAGCTAAATACTTCTTGCCGCTTGGTGGAGATATCAAGGAAGCAATCAGCAATCTTGAACTCAACCCTCCATTTAAGAAGAAAAACCTTGGAAATATCATCGCTGAAATTTTCAAACGTTTCCGTACGACAGAAACTTCTGCCCTACTTGACCGTATGAAGGATCTCGGTTACCACCACTCAACTCTTGCAGGATTGACAGTGGGTATAGCCGATATCCCAGTCGTTGAAGACAAGGCTGAAATTATCGAAGAATCACACAAACGAGTAGAACAAATTACCAAACAATTCCGTCGTGGTATGATCACAGACGACGAGCGCTACAACGCTGTTACCGCTGAATGGCGTGCAGCCCGTGAAAAATTGGAGAAACGTTTGGTTGCCAACCAAGATCCTAAGAACCCAATCGTTATGATGATGGACTCTGGAGCCCGTGGTAACATCTCAAACTTCTCACAGCTTGCCGGTATGCGTGGTCTGATGGCCGCTCCGAACGGACGTATCATGGAATTGCCAATCCTTTCAAACTTCCGCGAAGGTTTGTCAGTACTTGAAATGTTCTTCTCAACTCACGGTGCTCGTAAAGGTATGACCGATACGGCCCTTAAGACAGCCGACTCAGGTTACTTGACTCGTCGTTTGGTTGACGTGGCCCAAGACGTTATCATCCGTGAGGACGACTGTGGAACAGACCGTGGCCTCTTGATCCGCTCTATCGCAGAAGGAAAAGAGATGATCGAGTCTCTCGAAGAGCGTCTCAATGGTCGTTACACTAAGAAAACTGTTAAACATCCAGAAACTGGTGCAGTGATCATCGGTCCAAATGAGTTGATTACAGAAGACAAGGCGCGTGAAATTGTCAATGCTGGCGTGGAAGAAGTGACTATCCGTTCCGTATTTACATGTAACACTCGTCATGGTGTCTGCCGTCACTGTTACGGTATCAACTTGGCGACTGGTGATGCGGTCGAAGTTGGTGAAGCAGTTGGTACAATCGCTGCCCAATCTATCGGGGAACCTGGTACACAGCTTACAATGCGTACCTTCCACACGGGTGGGGTTGCCTCAAATACTGATATCACTCAGGGTCTTCCTCGTGTCCAAGAAATCTTTGAAGCCCGCAATCCTAAAGGGGAAGCGGTCATCACAGAGGTCAAGGGTGAGGTTACAGCCATCGAAGAAGATGCTTCAACTCGTACCAAGAAAGTCTTTGTTAAGGGTGAAACTGGCGAAGGTGAATACGTGGTACCATTTACAGCACGTATGCGTGTCGAAGTCGGAGACCAAGTCTCTCGCGGTGCAGCATTGACAGAAGGTTCTATCCAACCAAAACGTCTTCTTGCTGTTCGTGATGTTTTGTCTGTTGAAACCTACCTACTCGGTGAAGTACAAAAAGTTTACCGCAGCCAAGGGGTAGAAATCGGTGACAAACACATCGAGGTAATGGTTCGTCAAATGATCCGTAAAGTTCGTGTCATGGATCCAGGTGACACAGATCTTCTCATGGGCACCCTCATGGATATCAACGACTTTACAGATGCTAACAAAGATGTCCTTATCGCAGGTGGAGTTCCAGCGACTGGTCGCCCAGTTCTTATGGGAATCACCAAAGCCTCACTTGAAACCAACAGTTTCTTGTCAGCGGCTTCCTTCCAGGAAACAACTCGTGTCCTTACAGATGCGGCTATCCGTGGTAAGAAAGACCATCTCCTTGGACTCAAGGAAAATGTTATCATCGGTAAGATCATCCCAGCAGGTACTGGTATGGCTCGCTACCGTAACCTTGAACCACAGGCTATCAATGAAGCATCATATCTGGCTCCTGAACAAGAAGAGACAGAAAACGCTTCAGTAGATGAAACTGTGGAAATCCAAGTTGAAGAAACAGTAGAATAA
- the tsaE gene encoding tRNA (adenosine(37)-N6)-threonylcarbamoyltransferase complex ATPase subunit type 1 TsaE codes for MYTKNEEELINLGERLGTLLQKNDVLILSGELGAGKTTFTKGLAKGLGIRQMIKSPTYTIVREYEGRLPLYHLDVYRIEGDADSIDLDEFLFGDGVTVIEWGHLLGEDLPDSYLELELLKEAEGRRLYFSAQGPRAEELIKELQDGV; via the coding sequence ATGTACACAAAAAATGAAGAAGAGCTAATCAATCTGGGAGAACGCCTAGGAACCTTGCTCCAAAAAAATGATGTTTTGATCTTGTCTGGGGAATTGGGTGCTGGTAAAACAACCTTTACCAAGGGTCTTGCCAAGGGCTTGGGTATTCGTCAGATGATCAAAAGTCCAACTTACACCATCGTGAGAGAGTATGAGGGTCGCCTTCCGCTCTACCACTTGGATGTCTATCGGATTGAGGGGGATGCTGATTCGATTGACTTGGATGAGTTTCTCTTTGGTGATGGTGTGACCGTTATCGAGTGGGGACATCTTTTGGGTGAGGATTTGCCAGATTCCTACTTGGAATTGGAACTCTTGAAAGAGGCTGAGGGTCGTCGCCTCTATTTTTCCGCTCAGGGTCCTCGTGCTGAGGAATTGATTAAGGAGCTTCAAGATGGAGTATGA
- a CDS encoding GNAT family N-acetyltransferase: MEYELCIREAEAHDAAALVAFLDLVGQETDFTSLDENSILMTESEMALFIEKQATSDNQITLLALLNDEIAGVLNITAEQRIRVRHIGDIFLVIQRKFWNHGLGSILLEEGIEWAKTSGVLCRLQLSVQKRHEAAIHLYSKFGFVTEGLQERGAYLKEGIFLDVYLMGRLIDK; this comes from the coding sequence ATGGAGTATGAACTTTGTATTCGTGAGGCTGAAGCTCATGATGCAGCTGCTTTGGTTGCATTCTTGGATTTAGTTGGACAGGAGACAGATTTCACCAGTCTGGATGAAAATAGTATCCTGATGACAGAATCTGAAATGGCGCTTTTTATTGAAAAGCAAGCGACTTCAGATAACCAAATCACTCTCCTAGCACTCCTGAATGATGAAATTGCAGGTGTTTTGAACATCACGGCAGAGCAACGTATACGTGTTCGTCATATTGGGGATATCTTTCTGGTCATCCAAAGGAAGTTTTGGAATCATGGCTTAGGAAGCATACTCCTTGAAGAAGGCATTGAGTGGGCTAAAACCAGTGGAGTTTTGTGTCGTTTGCAGCTCAGTGTACAAAAGCGCCACGAGGCAGCTATCCACCTCTATTCAAAATTTGGATTTGTTACAGAAGGCTTACAAGAAAGAGGAGCCTATTTAAAAGAAGGGATATTTTTAGACGTTTACCTGATGGGTAGACTGATAGATAAATGA
- the brpA gene encoding biofilm formation/cell division transcriptional regulator BrpA, whose protein sequence is MVKKIIGMLLAFLTVTALGVGAYAYTIYYQGTETLSKKTYKKIGEETNVIEATEPLTILLMGVDTGNVERTDPWAGNSDSMILLTVNPKTKKTTMMSLERDILTKIETGNGQVQEAKLNAAYANGGAELAISTIQKMMNIHIDRYVMVNMQGLQQLVDAVGGITVNNTLGFPISIADQEEFNKISIGVGEQTLNGEEALVYSRMRYQDPEGDYGRQKRQREVIQKIMEKVLSLNSISHYQAILKALSDNMQTNVDLSASSIPQLLGYQDSFKNIETHQLRGEDAELQGISYQIVTTEHMLEMQNLLRRSLGREGVAELETNAVLYENLYGRTAPSTNASNEEIE, encoded by the coding sequence ATGGTAAAAAAAATAATCGGAATGCTACTAGCTTTTCTAACCGTAACGGCTTTAGGTGTGGGTGCGTATGCCTATACTATTTATTATCAAGGAACTGAAACCTTAAGTAAAAAAACTTATAAGAAAATTGGTGAAGAAACCAACGTTATCGAGGCGACAGAGCCTTTGACCATTCTTTTGATGGGGGTAGATACGGGAAATGTAGAACGTACAGACCCTTGGGCGGGGAATAGTGATTCCATGATTCTTTTGACAGTCAATCCAAAAACCAAGAAAACCACTATGATGAGTTTAGAACGGGATATTTTGACCAAGATTGAAACTGGAAATGGCCAAGTTCAGGAGGCGAAACTCAATGCTGCCTATGCCAATGGCGGTGCAGAGTTGGCTATTTCAACCATTCAAAAAATGATGAATATTCATATCGATCGTTATGTGATGGTCAACATGCAAGGACTCCAACAGCTAGTTGATGCAGTTGGGGGCATCACAGTCAACAACACACTCGGTTTTCCAATTTCGATTGCTGATCAGGAAGAATTTAATAAAATCTCGATTGGAGTCGGTGAGCAAACTTTGAATGGTGAGGAAGCTCTGGTCTATTCACGGATGCGTTATCAGGATCCTGAGGGAGACTATGGTCGTCAAAAACGTCAACGTGAAGTCATTCAAAAGATTATGGAAAAGGTCTTGAGCCTCAATAGTATCAGTCATTATCAAGCTATCTTAAAAGCGCTTAGTGATAATATGCAGACAAATGTTGATTTGTCTGCCTCCAGTATTCCACAACTACTTGGTTACCAAGATTCCTTTAAAAACATCGAAACTCATCAACTTCGTGGTGAAGATGCTGAGTTGCAAGGAATCTCTTATCAAATCGTAACGACGGAGCATATGCTGGAAATGCAAAATCTCTTGCGTCGTTCCCTAGGGAGAGAGGGCGTTGCAGAGTTGGAGACCAACGCTGTTCTATATGAAAATCTTTATGGTCGAACAGCACCTTCCACAAATGCTTCAAACGAAGAGATAGAATAA